The Muntiacus reevesi chromosome 10, mMunRee1.1, whole genome shotgun sequence genome has a segment encoding these proteins:
- the SLC25A4 gene encoding ADP/ATP translocase 1 gives MSDQALSFLKDFLAGGVAAAISKTAVAPIERVKLLLQVQHASKQISAEKQYKGIIDCVVRIPKEQGFLSFWRGNLANVIRYFPTQALNFAFKDKYKQIFLGGVDRHKQFWRYFAGNLASGGAAGATSLCFVYPLDFARTRLAADVGKGAAQREFTGLGNCITKIFKSDGLRGLYQGFNVSVQGIIIYRAAYFGVYDTAKGMLPDPKNVHIIVSWMIAQTVTAVAGLVSYPFDTVRRRMMMQSGRKGADIMYTGTVDCWRKIAKDEGPKAFFKGAWSNVLRGMGGAFVLVLYDEIKKFV, from the exons ATGAGCGATCAGGCTCTGAGCTTCCTGAAGGACTTCTTGGCCGGCGGCGTGGCCGCTGCCATCTCCAAGACTGCTGTCGCGCCCATCGAGAGGGTCAAACTGCTGCTGCAG GTCCAGCATGCCAGCAAACAGATCAGTGCTGAGAAGCAGTACAAAGGGATCATTGACTGCGTGGTGAGAATCCCCAAAGAGCAGGGCTTTCTCTCCTTCTGGAGGGGTAACCTGGCCAACGTCATCCGTTACTTCCCCACCCAAGCTCTCAACTTCGCCTTCAAGGACAAGTACAAGCAGATCTTCTTGGGGGGCGTGGACCGGCATAAGCAGTTCTGGCGCTACTTTGCTGGTAACCTGGCCTCCGGTGGGGCAGCTGGGGCCACCTCCCTCTGCTTCGTCTACCCGCTGGACTTCGCTAGGACCAGGCTGGCTGCCGACGTGGGCAAGGGTGCCGCCCAGCGGGAGTTCACTGGTCTGGGCAACTGTATCACCAAGATCTTCAAGTCTGATGGCCTGAGGGGCCTCTACCAGGGTTTCAATGTATCGGTCCAGGGCATCATTATCTACAGAGCCGCCTACTTTGGAGTCTATGATACAGCCAAGG GGATGCTGCCTGACCCTAAGAATGTGCACATTATCGTGAGCTGGATGATCGCCCAGACTGTGACGGCGGTCGCTGGGTTGGTGTCCTACCCCTTTGACACCGTCCGCCGTAGGATGATGATGCAGTCTGGCCGGAAAGGGG CGGATATCATGTACACTGGGACAGTGGACTGCTGGAGGAAGATTGCAAAAGATGAAGGACCCAAGGCTTTCTTCAAAGGTGCCTGGTCCAACGTATTGAGAGGCATGGGCGGTGCTTTTGTATTGGTATTGTATGATGAGATCAAAAAGTTTGTCTAA